The following are encoded in a window of Cucurbita pepo subsp. pepo cultivar mu-cu-16 chromosome LG12, ASM280686v2, whole genome shotgun sequence genomic DNA:
- the LOC111807030 gene encoding uncharacterized protein LOC111807030 produces the protein MASSASSPFTKLHFPHSPLPQPPANSCAQFLCKSIFFCFFLLLLPLFPSEAPHFVDHTLFTKFWELFHLMFVGIAVSYGLFSTRNNQMNVDEPRYSSFENPQSYLSKMLYVASIFDDVDDFGVSDERKVSEVLYIQPKLGSASDFNAQSRHQEKLRYSIPKKRYENSYEFADTDNVAHACKSRYTRGGSVVVVPETNRSSSGGIVNYKPLGLPVRSLRSSLTESDDVEFDCGDESCLSSKSSPRSSENNCEGNSEFGDDCCVNLEEKFDETAIASMSSFQLREKFGKKVIRERGFGNAVLRPSHFRPPSIDETQFESLKKSGSLHSNLSQSSQTSSLSSSLSSTTRQHRKMSSLSNISYKSLHSRQYSMSSVSENSRGSSEDPLIEQENSSECNESVVSSPRSDRNFASIPKALSQGKSVRRIRANAAAMEDMKAQEMHRKQVKQDDIIGNKFEEGGMSPPYMREDGTGHGWPDVVNPNASNMNRFPKTTFLGIKEQKEETESVVADDSKDDSEGEDESLFASSDEEAGSSMAGDSESGAFEVDKKAGEFIAKFREQIQLQRMASVEKRLRGGGGGGGWGSFSSTSSSYFS, from the coding sequence ATGGCGTCTTCAGCTTCTAGCCCCTTCACGAAGCTCCATTTCCCCCATTCTCCACTTCCACAACCACCAGCCAACTCCTGCGCACAGTTTCTCTGTAAATCCATCTTCTTCTGCttttttctcctcctcctccctctCTTCCCTTCCGAAGCTCCACATTTCGTCGATCACACTTTGTTCACCAAATTCTGGGAGCTTTTTCACCTCATGTTCGTCGGCATTGCTGTTTCCTATGGTCTCTTCAGCACAAGGAACAACCAGATGAATGTAGACGAACCTCGCTACTCCAGTTTTGAGAATCCGCAGTCTTATTTGTCTAAGATGCTTTACGTCGCTTCAATTTTTGATGATGTTGACGATTTTGGTGTTTCTGATGAAAGGAAAGTGAGTGAAGTTCTGTACATTCAGCCGAAACTTGGATCTGCGAGTGATTTCAATGCGCAATCTCGCCACCAGGAAAAACTCCGTTACTCAATACCGAAAAAAAGGTACGAAAACTCTTATGAATTTGCTGATACTGATAATGTCGCTCATGCTTGTAAATCGAGATATACTCGTGGTGGATCTGTGGTGGTTGTGCCTGAAACAAACCGTAGTTCATCAGGAGGCATTGTAAATTATAAACCTCTAGGTTTGCCTGTTAGGAGTCTGAGATCGAGTCTTACTGAATCCGACGATGTCGAATTCGATTGTGGTGATGAATCTTGTTTGAGTTCTAAAAGTTCACCCAGAAGCTCTGAGAATAATTGTGAAGGAAACAGTGAATTTGGTGATGATTGTTGTGTGAATTTGGAGGAGAAGTTTGATGAGACTGCAATTGCATCAATGTCCTCATTTCAATTGCGTGAGAAATTTGGAAAGAAGGtgattagagagagaggattTGGGAATGCTGTTCTTCGCCCTTCCCATTTTAGACCTCCCTCCATTGATGAAACTCAATTTGAATCACTGAAAAAATCAGGATCTCTTCATTCTAATCTATCTCAGTCATCACAAACTAGTTCCCTCTCTTCTTCGTTGTCATCGACGACGAGACAGCACCGTAAAATGTCGTCACTCAGTAACATTTCCTATAAGTCGTTGCATTCTCGACAATACAGTATGAGTTCTGTGTCTGAAAACAGTAGAGGGAGCTCTGAAGACCCTCTGATTGAACAAGAAAACTCATCCGAGTGCAATGAATCCGTGGTGAGTTCGCCACGTTCGGACAGGAATTTCGCAAGTATTCCGAAAGCTTTATCCCAAGGAAAATCGGTTCGAAGAATTCGAGCAAATGCAGCTGCCATGGAGGATATGAAAGCTCAAGAGATGCACAGAAAGCAAGTTAAACAAGATGACATTATAGGGAATAAGTTTGAAGAAGGTGGAATGTCACCACCATATATGAGAGAAGATGGAACGGGACACGGATGGCCTGATGTTGTTAACCCGAATGCTAGTAATATGAATCGTTTTCCGAAGACGACGTTCTTGGGGATTAAGGAGCAGAAGGAAGAGACAGAGAGTGTGGTGGCAGATGATAGTAAAGATGACTCTGAGGGGGAGGATGAAAGTTTGTTTGCAAGTTCAGATGAAGAAGCTGGTTCAAGTATGGCCGGAGATTCGGAGTCGGGGGCTTTCGAGGTCGACAAGAAGGCGGGCGAGTTCATAGCCAAGTTCAGGGAGCAAATACAGCTTCAGAGGATGGCTTCAGTTGAAAAAAGattgagaggaggaggaggaggaggagggtgGGGGTCATTCAGCAGCACAAGCAGCAGCTATTTCAGTTGA